Proteins encoded within one genomic window of Humulus lupulus chromosome 1, drHumLupu1.1, whole genome shotgun sequence:
- the LOC133791917 gene encoding RAN GTPase-activating protein 1, whose translation MDSTAQTFNHRLTSIKLWPPSQSTRLLLVERMTKNLITPSIFSRKYGLLNKEEAEQDSKQIENIAFATANQHFEKEPDGDGGSAVQIYAKESSRLMLEVLKRGPRKKDEEIQTSEKDSAAHETVFDISGGHRSFIDAKEAEELLKPLSVQGNKYTKICFSNRSFGLDAARVAEPILLSIKDQLTEVNLSDFIAGRPEAEALEVMNIFSAALEGCVLRFLDLSNNAMGEKGVRAFGSLLRSQHSLEELYLMNDGISEEAARAISDLIPSTEKLRILHFHNNMTGDEGAIAISKMLGHSPVLEDFRCSSTRVGSEGGVALAEALATCTYLKKLDLRDNMFGVEAGLALSNSIPAFSDLTEIYLSYLNLEDEGTEALAHALKDSAPSLEVLEMAGNDITTKSAAALATTIAAKQFLTILNLSENELKDEGAILIGKALEDGHGQLKEVDMSTNMIRRAGARFLAQVVLLKSGFKLLNINGNYISDEGIDEVKDIFKNSPSMLGLLDENDPEGEDDADEEDADNDDELESRLKGLEIKQDE comes from the coding sequence ATGGATTCTACTGCACAAACTTTCAACCACCGGTTGACATCAATCAAATTATGGCCCCCCAGCCAGAGTACCAGGCTGTTGCTTGTAGAAAGAATGACCAAGAATCTCATAACTCCATCCATTTTCTCTAGGAAGTATGGCCTGCTTAATAAAGAAGAGGCTGAGCAGGATTCAAAGCAAATAGAGAATATTGCTTTTGCAACTGCAAACCAGCATTTTGAGAAGGAGCCAGATGGTGATGGAGGTTCTGCAGTGCAAATATATGCCAAAGAATCAAGTAGGCTTATGCTGGAAGTTTTAAAAAGAGGTCCTAGAAAGAAGGATGAAGAGATACAAACATCTGAAAAAGACAGTGCTGCTCATGAGACTGTCTTTGATATATCTGGCGGTCATCGATCCTTTATTGATGCAAAGGAGGCTGAGGAGCTTTTAAAGCCACTATCAGTACAGGGAAATAAATACACTAAGATTTGCTTCAGCAATAGAAGCTTTGGTTTAGATGCAGCTCGTGTTGCTGAGCCTATCTTATTATCCATTAAAGATCAATTGACAGAAGTGAATCTATCAGATTTTATTGCAGGAAGGCCTGAGGCCGAAGCACTTGAAGTTATGAATATATTTTCTGCAGCCTTGGAAGGATGTGTTTTGAGGTTTCTGGACCTTTCAAACAACGCCATGGGCGAGAAGGGTGTCAGGGCATTTGGTTCACTATTGAGGTCACAACATAGTTTGGAGGAgctttatttgatgaatgatgGAATCTCAGAGGAAGCTGCTAGAGCCATTTCTGACTTAATTCCATCAACAGAGAAGCTTAGGATTCTTCATTTTCACAATAACATGACAGGAGATGAGGGGGCAATTGCGATATCAAAGATGTTAGGGCATTCACCTGTTTTGGAGGATTTCCGATGTTCTTCAACAAGGGTGGGTTCTGAAGGGGGTGTGGCACTAGCTGAAGCACTTGCGACTTGTACCTATTTGAAGAAGCTAGATCTACGTGACAATATGTTTGGTGTAGAAGCTGGATTAGCTTTGAGTAATTCTATACCTGCCTTCTCAGATCTTACTGAAATTTACCTTAGTTACCTTAACTTGGAAGATGAAGGTACAGAAGCACTTGCCCATGCTCTCAAGGATTCTGCTCCTTCACTTGAAGTGCTGGAAATGGCTGGAAATGACATTACTACAAAATCTGCTGCTGCTTTAGCTACAACTATAGCTGCAAAACAATTCCTTACCATATTAAACTTGTCTGAGAATGAGCTGAAGGACGAAGGTGCCATTCTGATCGGCAAAGCATTGGAAGATGGTCATGGCCAGTTGAAGGAGGTTGATATGAGCACAAATATGATCAGAAGAGCTGGAGCACGGTTTTTGGCTCAAGTTGTTTTGCTTAAATCTGGTTTCAAGCTGCTAAATATTAATGGAAACTACATATCTGATGAAGGAATTGATGAGGTGAAGGATATTTTTAAGAATTCACCCAGTATGCTGGGGCTATTGGATGAGAACGACCCAGAAGGAGAGGATGATGCTGATGAGGAAGATGCTGATAATGATGACGAACTGGAATCAAGACTCAAGGGCCTTGAGATCAAGCAAGATGAGTAG
- the LOC133791929 gene encoding chloroplast stem-loop binding protein of 41 kDa a, chloroplastic — protein sequence MATLAFSSALFFSSPSTNKLLHPTYSIVSSSPRLSHSSALSSSLSIFPTFLSKPVSTSSRSFNVCSLSAKASAAEKKKVLIVNTNSGGHAVIGFYLAKELLGSGHEVTILTVGDEGSDKMKKPPFNRFSEIVGGGGKTVWGDPSEVGKVVGGAAFDVVLDNNGKDLDTVKPVVDWAKGSGVKQFLFISSAGIYKPTDEPPHVEGDAVKADAGHVGVEKYIAEAFDSWAIFRPQYMTGSGNNKDCEEWFFDRIVRDRPVPIPGSGMQLTNISHVRDLSSMLTLAVEKPEAASGNIFNCVSDRAVTLDGLAKLCAQAAGRPVNIVHYDPKTIGKDAKKAFPFRNMHFYAEPRAAKEILGWQATTNLPEDLKERLDEYIQIGRDKKEVKFELDDKILESLKVPVGV from the exons ATGGCCACTCTAGCTTTCTCATCCGCTCTGTTCTTCTCTTCTCCATCCACCAATAAGCTTCTTCATCCAACTTACTCCATTGTTTCCTCATCTCCACGCCTCTCTCACTCCTctgctctctcttcttctctttctatTTTCCCCACTTTTCTCTCAAAGCCTGTATCAACAAGCTCCAGAAGCTTTAATGTATGTTCCTTGAGTGCCAAGGCTAGCGCCGCCGAGAAGAAAAAGGTCCTCATAGTGAACACCAACAGTGGTGGGCATGCCGTAATTGGGTTCTACTTGGCAAAAGAGCTTCTGGGTTCTGGCCATGAGGTCACAATACTCACTGTTGGTGATGAAGGCTCTGATAAGATGAAGAAGCCCCCTTTTAACAGATTCTCA GAAATTGTAGGTGGTGGAGGAAAAACCGTTTGGGGAGACCCATCAGAAGTTGGCAAAGTTGTGGGAGGAGCAGCTTTTGATGTGGTGTTGGATAACAATGGCAAGGATTTGGACACAGTAAA GCCTGTGGTAGATTGGGCTAAGGGCTCTGGTGTGAAGCAATTCTTGTTCATAAGCAGCGCTGGGATCTACAAGCCAACTGACGAGCCTCCTCACGTTGAAGGG GATGCTGTAAAAGCTGATGCTGGTCATGTTGGAGTGGAGAAGTACATTGCAGAAGCATTTGATTCTTGGGCAATATTTCGTCCCCAGTATATGACTGGATCTGGAAACAACAAAGACTGCGAGGAGTGGTTCTTCGATC GAATTGTTAGGGATAGACCAGTTCCAATCCCAGGTTCAGGGATGCAACTCACCAACATTTCCCATGTAAGGGACTTATCCTCCATGCTTACTCTAGCTGTGGAGAAGCCAGAGGCAGCAAGTGGCAACATATTCAACTGCGTAAGCGATCGAGCTGTAACTTTGGATGGACTAGCCAAGCTCTGTGCTCAAGCTGCTGGTCGCCCGGTCAACATAGTGCATTATGATCCAAAAACCATAGGGAAGGATGCAAAGAAAGCTTTTCCTTTCCGTAACATG CACTTTTATGCCGAACCAAGAGCTGCAAAGGAAATTTTGGGATGGCAAGCTACCACAAACCTTCCTGAAGACTTGAAAGAGAGATTGGATGAGTACATACAGATTGGTAGAGACAAGAAAGAAGTCAAATTCGAGTTAGATGACAAGATATTAGAATCCCTTAAGGTTCCAGTAGGTGTATGA